One Candidatus Paceibacterota bacterium genomic window carries:
- the secF gene encoding protein translocase subunit SecF — translation MIKRRKIWFSISITLVVLSLTSFFIWGLKPAIDFTGGSILEIEYKDARPEVLEIKQALDNFGFNNVSVQPTGDRGVILRTKDLNENEHQAILEAVNLSGAEQKRFDSIGPVIGKELTEKAITSIILVLLMIVIFIAWSFRKVSRPVASWKYGVAAIIALAHDVIIPVGVFSYLGHFYGIEIDILFVTALLTILGFSVHDTIVVFDRIRENLKKGVGSSFEETAELSLRQVVVRSLKTSLAIFLVVLSLFVFGADSTKYFALTLIMGMFFGAYSSIFVASPILVSWHNFSLSRKKGR, via the coding sequence ATGATAAAACGCAGAAAAATTTGGTTTTCGATTTCAATAACGCTTGTTGTCTTAAGTTTAACTTCATTTTTTATTTGGGGATTAAAGCCGGCGATTGATTTTACCGGCGGCTCTATTCTTGAGATAGAGTACAAAGACGCAAGACCCGAAGTTTTAGAAATAAAACAAGCGCTTGATAATTTCGGTTTTAACAATGTTTCCGTCCAGCCGACGGGAGACAGGGGAGTTATTCTAAGGACAAAAGACCTAAACGAAAACGAACATCAGGCGATTCTTGAAGCGGTTAATTTAAGCGGGGCCGAGCAAAAAAGATTTGATTCTATCGGTCCTGTCATAGGAAAAGAGCTTACGGAAAAAGCCATAACTTCAATAATACTGGTCCTTTTGATGATAGTTATTTTCATCGCCTGGTCTTTCAGAAAAGTTTCCAGGCCCGTGGCTTCTTGGAAATATGGAGTTGCGGCAATAATCGCATTGGCTCATGACGTGATAATTCCGGTGGGAGTTTTTTCTTACCTCGGACATTTTTATGGAATTGAAATAGACATACTTTTTGTCACCGCGCTTCTTACAATTCTCGGTTTTTCCGTCCATGATACCATCGTTGTTTTTGACAGAATAAGAGAAAATCTTAAAAAAGGCGTGGGTTCTTCTTTTGAAGAAACGGCTGAACTGAGCTTGAGGCAGGTAGTTGTGCGTTCTCTTAAGACTTCTCTCGCGATTTTTTTGGTAGTTCTTTCTCTTTTTGTATTCGGAGCCGATTCGACAAAATATTTCGCTCTTACCCTTATAATGGGTATGTTTTTCGGCGCCTATTCGTCCATTTTTGTGGCAAGTCCTATCTTGGTAAGCTGGCATAATTTCAGCCTTAGCCGGAAGAAAGGCAGATAA
- a CDS encoding FtsW/RodA/SpoVE family cell cycle protein — MPGRLIKFNVDWILFSAIVPLLLAGLVTMRPFTGGEGSYFFTRQVIWIFIGVVLFFAFSRVDWRFLKTSGVLLLLFGISAAVLLFLLAVGKLVRGASSWFDLFFFSVEPAEPIKLFLILLLAKYFSRRHIEIANFKHIAVSGLYAGILAFLVFLQPDFGSAAVFFFIWFGMSVVSGLSKKHLLLVFSAVVLVFLVSWIFVLKPYQKERISTFLDPLRDPQGSGYNALQSMIAVGSGQILGKGLGFGTQSRLEFLPEYRTDFIFAAFSEEWGFVGVFIIFLCFGILIWRILRNASFGPTNFERLFGAGLSIFLFIHFVFHVGMNIGVLPITGLGMPFISYGGSQMVTVFAGLGILMGMRKYSQRLPQEDAGVEFLG, encoded by the coding sequence ATGCCGGGACGGCTGATTAAATTTAATGTGGATTGGATTCTTTTTTCGGCGATAGTCCCGCTCCTTCTGGCGGGGCTTGTTACTATGAGGCCTTTTACCGGAGGCGAAGGTTCTTATTTTTTTACGAGGCAAGTCATCTGGATTTTTATAGGCGTTGTTTTATTTTTCGCGTTCAGCCGTGTCGATTGGAGATTTTTGAAAACAAGCGGAGTCCTGCTTTTGCTTTTCGGAATTTCCGCCGCCGTGCTTCTGTTTTTGCTTGCCGTTGGCAAGCTGGTAAGAGGCGCTTCAAGCTGGTTTGATTTGTTTTTTTTCTCCGTTGAGCCGGCAGAGCCAATAAAATTATTTTTAATTCTTCTTCTCGCAAAATATTTCAGCCGGCGGCATATTGAAATAGCCAATTTCAAACATATCGCCGTATCCGGTTTGTATGCCGGAATTTTGGCGTTTTTGGTTTTTCTCCAGCCTGATTTCGGTTCCGCCGCCGTATTTTTTTTCATCTGGTTCGGCATGTCCGTTGTTTCGGGCTTAAGCAAGAAACACCTTCTTCTGGTTTTTTCGGCGGTCGTCTTGGTTTTTCTTGTGAGCTGGATTTTTGTACTGAAACCGTATCAAAAAGAAAGAATATCTACTTTTTTAGACCCTTTGCGCGACCCGCAAGGCTCGGGATATAACGCGTTGCAATCTATGATAGCGGTTGGTTCGGGACAGATTTTGGGCAAGGGGCTTGGATTCGGCACTCAGAGCCGTTTGGAATTTTTGCCGGAATATCGCACTGACTTTATTTTCGCGGCTTTTTCCGAGGAATGGGGTTTTGTCGGCGTGTTTATAATTTTTTTGTGTTTTGGGATTTTGATATGGAGAATTTTGAGAAATGCTTCTTTTGGCCCGACAAATTTTGAACGTCTCTTTGGCGCGGGACTTTCAATTTTTCTGTTTATTCATTTTGTTTTTCACGTGGGGATGAACATAGGCGTCTTGCCCATAACCGGTCTTGGCATGCCGTTTATAAGCTATGGAGGGTCTCAAATGGTAACCGTTTTTGCCGGACTTGGAATTTTGATGGGAATGCGGAAATACTCCCAGCGTCTTCCTCAGGAAGACGCTGGCGTGGAGTTTTTGGGATAG
- a CDS encoding MBL fold metallo-hydrolase has product MFIKKIIVSSYGTNCYFLTAEKTNETIIIDPGDEAEKIFDFIEKNSLIPKAIILTHRHIDHIGALEETKKKYKIGALDLKEGDKVKIGNEEIEVIETPGHTPDSVCFVGDRFIVTGDTLFNGSIGRTDFKGGNFDEMKKSLLRLTEYPDDFKIYPGHGLESTIGEEKKNNPFISDIF; this is encoded by the coding sequence ATGTTTATAAAAAAAATCATAGTAAGTTCGTATGGAACCAATTGTTATTTTCTTACGGCTGAAAAAACGAATGAAACAATTATCATTGACCCGGGAGACGAGGCCGAAAAGATTTTTGATTTTATTGAAAAAAATTCGTTAATTCCAAAGGCGATAATTTTAACGCATCGTCATATCGACCATATTGGCGCGCTTGAGGAAACAAAAAAGAAGTATAAAATCGGCGCTTTGGATTTGAAAGAGGGAGATAAAGTTAAAATAGGAAATGAAGAAATTGAAGTTATTGAGACGCCGGGGCATACTCCGGACAGCGTCTGTTTTGTCGGCGACAGATTCATAGTTACGGGGGACACCCTTTTTAACGGAAGTATCGGCCGTACCGATTTTAAGGGAGGAAATTTTGACGAAATGAAAAAATCGCTTTTACGGCTTACGGAATACCCCGATGATTTTAAAATTTATCCGGGACACGGCCTGGAAAGTACTATCGGAGAAGAAAAAAAGAATAATCCTTTTATTTCCGATATTTTTTGA
- a CDS encoding HAD family hydrolase, giving the protein MFKCILFDCDGVLVSAEWKALFNVYKAIVRECTTLKWEDLFKDVEEFKIWWSSDIEKNRVRLGLKDMKSAWKISYEIYRPSANKLQWVDDFLSIARERYLLGIVTNGQRQILPDLLGDIFSLFSVVIGSEDIKNLKPNPEAVDLALEKLKIKQTEKSQVLLIGDTPADILAGKAAGIKTAAVVWEWGLGKESDFEKEETKPDFFFRTPECFRKALLE; this is encoded by the coding sequence ATGTTTAAATGCATCCTTTTTGACTGTGATGGGGTTTTGGTAAGCGCCGAGTGGAAGGCGCTTTTCAATGTTTATAAAGCCATAGTAAGAGAATGTACGACTTTGAAGTGGGAAGATTTGTTTAAAGATGTCGAAGAATTTAAAATATGGTGGAGTTCTGATATAGAAAAAAACAGAGTGCGGCTGGGTTTAAAGGACATGAAAAGTGCGTGGAAAATATCTTATGAAATTTACAGGCCCTCTGCAAACAAACTTCAGTGGGTTGATGATTTTTTATCAATTGCGCGCGAAAGATATTTACTGGGAATCGTTACAAACGGACAGCGGCAAATACTTCCCGACTTGCTGGGTGATATATTTTCTCTGTTTTCCGTAGTGATAGGATCGGAAGATATTAAAAATCTTAAACCGAACCCTGAAGCGGTTGATCTTGCTTTGGAAAAGTTGAAGATAAAGCAAACCGAAAAATCTCAGGTGCTTTTAATCGGTGATACTCCCGCGGATATTTTGGCCGGTAAAGCGGCTGGAATAAAAACCGCGGCTGTTGTCTGGGAATGGGGGCTTGGCAAAGAAAGCGATTTTGAAAAAGAAGAAACAAAACCCGATTTTTTCTTTAGAACTCCGGAATGTTTCCGAAAAGCTCTTCTTGAATAA
- the secD gene encoding protein translocase subunit SecD, with amino-acid sequence MAKTRLIAIFILLFGIVAAYFASATFLPEKYKGYIPEVPFRLGLDLQGGVHLVYQADTSSLAGGEVSEAMSGLRDVIERRVNFFGVAEPIVQVEQSQAGSRLIVELPGITNINDAIALIGETPFLEFKTQRPQAETDAILETQKNGQQLTEDPYFIPTELNGRFLKRANLDFNQTTYEPQVSLEFTPEGADLFAQITRENVGKPLAIYLDGAAISIPNVNEEITGGKAQITGQFTSDEAKTLVRRLNSGALPVAIKLISQQQVGATLGGEVLKDSVIAGLVGVLAVALLLLLSYRFLGFAAVFALGIYIAVVLSIYKLFPVTMTAAGIAGFILSIGMAVDGNILIFERIREELKKGKNFSSAVPEGFKFAWTSIRDSNTSTLITAIILFWFGTSVVKGFALTLGIGVFSGLFTSFTVVRIFLSAINFRGENKLAKIFLGIPSAGK; translated from the coding sequence ATGGCAAAAACGAGATTAATCGCCATTTTTATATTGCTTTTCGGGATTGTTGCGGCGTATTTCGCGTCCGCTACTTTTTTGCCCGAGAAATACAAGGGATATATTCCCGAGGTTCCTTTCCGTTTGGGGCTTGATTTACAGGGCGGAGTGCATCTCGTTTATCAAGCCGATACTTCTTCTCTCGCGGGCGGCGAAGTGTCCGAGGCCATGTCCGGTCTTCGCGACGTCATTGAGCGGCGCGTGAATTTTTTCGGAGTGGCGGAACCGATTGTCCAGGTTGAACAGTCCCAGGCGGGCAGCAGGCTTATAGTGGAACTTCCCGGAATTACGAATATTAACGATGCTATAGCGCTTATCGGCGAAACTCCTTTTCTTGAATTTAAAACTCAGCGTCCGCAGGCGGAAACCGACGCGATTTTGGAAACGCAAAAAAACGGGCAGCAATTGACCGAAGACCCGTATTTTATTCCTACCGAACTGAACGGCAGATTTTTGAAAAGAGCCAATTTGGATTTTAACCAGACAACTTACGAGCCTCAAGTTTCGCTTGAGTTTACTCCGGAAGGAGCTGATCTTTTCGCTCAGATAACGAGAGAAAATGTCGGCAAGCCTCTTGCTATTTATCTTGACGGCGCCGCCATAAGTATTCCGAACGTAAACGAAGAAATTACAGGGGGTAAGGCGCAGATAACGGGACAATTTACTTCAGACGAGGCAAAAACTTTGGTAAGAAGGCTTAATTCCGGAGCTTTGCCTGTCGCCATAAAGCTTATTTCTCAGCAACAGGTAGGAGCGACGCTGGGAGGAGAAGTTCTTAAAGACAGTGTTATTGCCGGTCTTGTCGGCGTTTTGGCTGTGGCTTTGCTTTTGCTTTTATCTTATCGATTTTTGGGTTTTGCCGCGGTTTTCGCTTTGGGAATTTATATCGCGGTTGTTTTGAGCATATACAAACTTTTTCCGGTTACCATGACAGCGGCGGGCATTGCCGGTTTTATCCTTTCTATAGGCATGGCCGTTGACGGAAACATTTTGATTTTTGAAAGAATAAGGGAAGAGCTAAAGAAGGGAAAAAATTTTTCCTCGGCTGTTCCCGAAGGATTCAAATTCGCGTGGACTTCCATACGGGATTCAAATACTTCCACTCTTATCACCGCGATAATACTTTTCTGGTTCGGAACGAGCGTTGTAAAAGGTTTTGCCTTAACATTGGGAATTGGAGTGTTCTCAGGTTTGTTTACGTCTTTTACGGTCGTGAGAATCTTTTTGTCGGCGATTAATTTTAGGGGAGAAAACAAACTGGCAAAAATCTTTTTGGGAATTCCGAGCGCGGGGAAATAA
- a CDS encoding DNA-directed RNA polymerase subunit beta, whose amino-acid sequence MQRTLPKKYFSKYKKPFAEPPHLTELQMNSFDLFVKEGLKHLFKEFSPIKDYTEKEFDLEFVDFSIGEPVYDEYYAKANNMSYEAPLKVQLRLKNKVIKETKEQEIFLADLPIMTGHGTFVINGVERVIVSQLARSFGAYFTMNVFRGRKLFGAKVIPNRGGWIEMETESDNAIYARIDRKRKIAATALLRAFGIETDQDIKNAFKHIKPSEIDYIKSTLEKDESHSADEAYVELFKRIRPGELATASNAKDLIDSMFNEARYDLSIVGRFKLNQRLGLPLDNVKNEKKVLTKEDLVRIITEIIRMNEDPSAEPDDIDHLGNRRIRTVGEMLLERLRVGMTRMKKAIQDRMSTVEAETVTPVQIVNARPFSAVVKEFFATNQLSQFMGQKNVLDELEHLRRLSALGPGGLTRERAGFEVRDVHASHYGKICPIETPEGPNIGLVVHLASYARLNEYGILESPYRRVKNGKITEEIVYLDAFEESKYNIAHAGVSYDENGRLTDKQVEARAKLEPGLVPSEDIHFIDVSHQQGFSVATSLIPFLEHDDANRALMGSNMQRQGVPCINPEAPLVGTGWEETAAHDSGRLIFASSAGTVKNVDAEKIVIKEKAGGEKTYKMVNFLRSNDFTAIDQRPIVDVGQEVKAGQVLADTSSTQNGQLALGKNLLVAFLSWGGANFEDAIIISEKLVMEDIFSSIHIEEFSVKVRDTKLGPEITTYDIPNVGEDKLKDLDEEGIVRIGAEVRAGDILVGKISPKGEVELTPEERLLRAIFGEKAREVKDTSLRLEHGKRGRIIGVKVFSRDKGDKLETGVIKEVRVEVAQLRKVSVGDKLAGRHGNKGVISKVLPVEDMPYLEDGTPVDIILNPLGVASRMNIGQILETHLGWAAEKLGYQAITPPFAGVTEEEIKAELKAAGLPENGKVELFDGRTGETFEQKVTVGMIYMLKLSHMVEDKMHMRSVGPYSLITQQPLGGKAQGGGQRFGEMEVWALEGYGAAYTLQEMITIKSDDVLGRTGVFDAIVRGESFRHPNIPASFHVLVNELKGLGLNVILEKNDGVE is encoded by the coding sequence ATGCAGAGAACTTTACCTAAAAAATATTTTTCTAAATACAAGAAACCATTTGCAGAACCGCCGCACCTCACCGAGCTCCAGATGAATTCTTTCGACCTTTTTGTAAAAGAAGGGCTTAAACATTTATTCAAAGAATTTTCTCCGATAAAAGATTATACCGAAAAAGAATTTGATTTGGAGTTTGTCGATTTTTCAATCGGCGAACCTGTTTACGATGAATATTACGCCAAGGCGAATAACATGTCTTACGAGGCTCCTCTTAAGGTACAACTCCGCCTGAAGAATAAAGTTATAAAAGAAACGAAAGAACAGGAAATTTTTCTCGCCGATTTGCCGATTATGACCGGGCACGGCACTTTCGTAATCAATGGGGTGGAACGCGTTATAGTCTCTCAGCTTGCGCGTTCTTTCGGCGCTTATTTCACTATGAATGTTTTTCGCGGAAGAAAACTTTTCGGCGCCAAGGTTATCCCGAACAGAGGCGGATGGATTGAAATGGAGACCGAATCCGATAATGCCATTTACGCCAGAATTGACAGAAAAAGAAAAATTGCCGCCACTGCGCTTTTAAGGGCCTTTGGCATTGAAACGGACCAGGACATAAAAAATGCTTTTAAACATATAAAGCCGTCCGAGATTGATTATATAAAATCAACTTTGGAAAAAGACGAATCCCATAGCGCCGATGAAGCATATGTGGAACTTTTTAAACGTATCAGGCCCGGCGAATTGGCTACCGCTTCAAATGCCAAAGACCTTATAGATTCCATGTTTAACGAAGCCAGATACGACCTTTCCATTGTGGGCCGGTTTAAATTAAACCAGCGTCTCGGTCTTCCTTTAGATAACGTCAAAAACGAGAAAAAAGTTTTAACCAAAGAAGATTTGGTAAGAATTATTACCGAAATAATAAGAATGAACGAAGATCCTTCGGCAGAACCGGACGATATTGACCATTTAGGTAACAGGCGGATAAGAACTGTCGGTGAAATGCTTCTTGAAAGATTAAGAGTCGGAATGACCAGAATGAAAAAAGCTATTCAGGATAGAATGTCTACAGTCGAAGCGGAAACCGTTACTCCTGTTCAAATTGTAAACGCGAGGCCTTTTTCCGCCGTTGTAAAAGAATTTTTTGCCACAAACCAGCTTTCGCAGTTCATGGGTCAGAAAAATGTTTTGGATGAACTTGAACATTTGCGCCGGCTTTCGGCTTTGGGCCCCGGCGGTCTTACTCGCGAACGCGCCGGCTTTGAAGTCCGCGACGTGCATGCTTCCCATTATGGAAAAATTTGCCCGATAGAAACTCCCGAAGGTCCGAACATCGGTCTTGTCGTTCATCTTGCTTCTTACGCGCGTTTAAATGAATACGGAATTTTGGAATCTCCTTACCGCCGCGTAAAGAACGGAAAGATAACGGAAGAAATAGTTTATCTGGACGCCTTTGAAGAAAGCAAATACAACATAGCGCATGCCGGAGTTTCTTATGACGAAAACGGACGGCTTACCGATAAACAAGTTGAAGCGAGAGCGAAGCTTGAGCCTGGGCTTGTGCCGAGCGAGGATATACATTTTATAGACGTTTCCCATCAGCAGGGTTTTAGCGTTGCGACTTCGCTCATTCCTTTTCTTGAACATGACGATGCAAACCGCGCGCTTATGGGTTCGAACATGCAAAGACAGGGAGTTCCTTGCATAAATCCCGAAGCTCCGCTTGTTGGAACAGGTTGGGAGGAAACCGCGGCGCATGACAGCGGACGGCTTATTTTCGCGTCTTCAGCCGGTACCGTTAAAAATGTTGACGCTGAAAAAATAGTAATAAAAGAAAAAGCAGGAGGAGAAAAAACTTACAAGATGGTAAATTTTTTGCGTTCAAACGATTTCACGGCGATAGACCAGAGGCCGATTGTTGATGTGGGGCAGGAGGTTAAGGCAGGGCAGGTTCTTGCTGACACGAGCTCAACCCAAAACGGACAGCTGGCGTTGGGTAAAAATCTTTTGGTCGCTTTTCTCTCATGGGGCGGAGCGAACTTTGAAGATGCTATCATCATCTCCGAAAAACTCGTTATGGAAGATATTTTCTCTTCCATACATATAGAAGAATTTTCCGTAAAAGTCCGCGACACCAAGCTTGGCCCGGAAATAACCACTTACGATATTCCGAACGTTGGTGAAGATAAGCTAAAAGATTTGGACGAAGAAGGAATCGTGCGTATAGGAGCGGAAGTGAGAGCCGGAGACATACTTGTCGGTAAAATTTCTCCAAAAGGCGAAGTTGAACTTACTCCGGAAGAACGGCTTTTGAGGGCGATTTTCGGAGAGAAAGCAAGGGAAGTCAAAGATACTTCTTTGCGTCTTGAACACGGGAAACGCGGCAGAATTATCGGCGTAAAAGTTTTCTCGCGCGACAAAGGCGATAAATTGGAAACAGGAGTTATAAAAGAAGTGAGAGTTGAGGTGGCGCAGCTTAGAAAAGTATCTGTTGGTGATAAGCTGGCAGGCAGACACGGGAACAAAGGAGTCATTTCCAAAGTTCTTCCCGTTGAAGACATGCCGTATCTTGAAGACGGAACTCCGGTTGATATTATATTAAATCCGCTCGGTGTTGCTTCTCGTATGAACATCGGACAGATTTTGGAAACTCATCTTGGCTGGGCTGCCGAAAAACTTGGCTATCAGGCAATAACCCCTCCTTTTGCCGGGGTTACCGAAGAAGAAATAAAAGCCGAACTTAAAGCCGCCGGACTTCCGGAAAACGGCAAAGTTGAGCTTTTTGACGGAAGAACGGGAGAAACATTCGAACAGAAAGTCACTGTGGGGATGATATACATGCTTAAGCTGAGCCACATGGTTGAAGATAAAATGCACATGAGATCCGTCGGACCGTACTCTCTTATCACTCAGCAGCCGCTTGGAGGCAAAGCGCAAGGAGGAGGCCAGAGGTTTGGCGAAATGGAAGTATGGGCCCTTGAAGGATACGGGGCGGCTTATACTTTGCAGGAAATGATAACCATAAAATCCGACGATGTGCTTGGCCGCACCGGAGTTTTTGACGCCATAGTGAGAGGAGAGAGTTTCAGGCATCCGAATATTCCGGCTTCTTTCCACGTTTTGGTAAACGAACTTAAAGGTCTGGGGCTTAACGTGATTCTGGAAAAGAACGACGGAGTGGAATAA